A genomic region of Roseofilum casamattae BLCC-M143 contains the following coding sequences:
- a CDS encoding HlyD family efflux transporter periplasmic adaptor subunit codes for MSVPSKEQQSRWNGWTIAGSLLVLGLLGAGLFKLSEVQSTQPDPALTADVNIPSEPKTISALGRLSPQGEVIQVSGPQGDRIAELLVEEGESVKIGQILAYLESHAERKVERDLAARELANARAQWVAQTQFGEAQIAAAQTKVQEIDEPQTFEIEAQQATIRRLQAELKLAETDRNRFEQLYQEGAIAKQQLDRQRTQVEEITEQIRNARSILTQLETGRETRLNSAIAELESTRANLPLAQARIAVEPLQQQLNLAETRLDRTIIRAPGPGTVLHVRAKPGEAIGSAGILDLGNVEQMYAIAEVYETDIGLVQPGQSATVVSRHNAFTETLTGTVDDIGWQIFKNDVFDDDPAALVDARVVEVKIKLDESESVKRLTNLQVDVRINLE; via the coding sequence ATGTCTGTACCGTCAAAAGAACAGCAATCGAGATGGAATGGCTGGACGATCGCCGGCAGCCTTTTAGTGCTTGGACTGCTCGGTGCGGGACTTTTTAAGCTATCTGAAGTCCAGTCAACCCAGCCCGATCCCGCCTTGACTGCAGACGTTAATATCCCATCCGAACCTAAAACCATCTCGGCGTTGGGACGGCTGAGTCCGCAAGGTGAGGTCATTCAAGTCAGCGGCCCTCAAGGCGATCGCATTGCCGAATTACTCGTAGAAGAGGGAGAATCAGTTAAAATCGGGCAAATCCTGGCTTATCTGGAGAGCCATGCCGAACGTAAAGTAGAACGGGATTTAGCCGCTCGGGAACTGGCCAATGCCCGAGCGCAGTGGGTGGCTCAAACCCAGTTTGGAGAAGCACAAATTGCAGCCGCTCAAACCAAAGTGCAAGAGATTGACGAGCCGCAAACCTTTGAGATTGAAGCGCAGCAAGCAACCATTCGCCGACTCCAGGCGGAACTGAAGCTGGCAGAAACCGACCGAAATCGCTTCGAGCAGCTTTATCAGGAAGGAGCGATCGCCAAGCAACAATTAGATCGACAGCGCACTCAAGTTGAAGAAATTACCGAACAGATCCGTAATGCTCGATCGATTCTCACGCAACTGGAAACCGGACGAGAAACTCGTCTCAATTCGGCGATCGCCGAATTGGAATCTACCCGAGCCAATCTACCGCTAGCCCAAGCGAGAATTGCTGTAGAGCCTCTACAACAACAACTGAATTTAGCCGAGACTCGACTCGATCGCACGATTATTCGAGCGCCCGGTCCGGGAACCGTGTTGCACGTGCGCGCCAAACCGGGTGAAGCCATTGGCAGTGCTGGGATTCTCGACTTGGGTAATGTCGAGCAAATGTATGCGATCGCCGAAGTGTATGAGACCGATATCGGACTGGTTCAACCGGGCCAGTCCGCCACAGTTGTCAGTCGCCACAATGCATTTACGGAAACACTTACGGGAACTGTTGATGACATTGGCTGGCAGATCTTCAAAAATGATGTGTTCGATGACGATCCTGCCGCTCTAGTAGATGCTCGCGTGGTTGAAGTCAAGATTAAACTTGATGAAAGCGAAAGTGTCAAACGTTTGACCAACTTACAAGTTGACGTTCGGATTAATCTTGAGTAA
- a CDS encoding NINE protein, with translation MGWGRESTVLSKQRSRKVGIVLASAGALIPIAGFHKFYLGQPRWGLVYLLLSWTPIPHVASAIEAVWYLVQDDEEFQEHVHDSEFSIPGVKLPDMPDINIPDLKLPDIPWEQFWPRKKAGASEPISDRVENVAEALRQLEQLRQEGLISEYEFEQKRRALLDKIG, from the coding sequence TTGGGTTGGGGAAGAGAAAGTACGGTGTTGAGCAAGCAAAGAAGTCGTAAAGTTGGTATCGTTTTAGCCTCGGCTGGGGCATTGATTCCGATCGCCGGATTCCATAAGTTTTATCTGGGCCAACCTCGCTGGGGCCTGGTTTATCTGCTCCTGTCTTGGACTCCTATTCCCCATGTCGCCAGTGCCATTGAAGCGGTATGGTACTTAGTGCAAGATGATGAGGAGTTTCAAGAGCACGTACATGACTCAGAATTCTCGATTCCAGGCGTCAAATTACCGGATATGCCGGATATTAATATACCAGATCTCAAATTACCGGATATTCCCTGGGAGCAGTTTTGGCCGAGGAAAAAGGCTGGGGCATCCGAGCCAATTTCCGATCGCGTGGAGAATGTTGCCGAAGCTTTGCGACAGTTGGAACAGTTGCGCCAGGAAGGACTGATTTCCGAGTACGAGTTCGAGCAAAAACGGCGCGCGCTCCTCGACAAAATTGGTTAG
- a CDS encoding cyclic nucleotide-binding domain-containing protein produces the protein MLEMFEILANFTTEQLETIECICERKSYGSGDYLVRQGDRSTELYFIIRGAVELYAIDPNTQDEIDYHSELHSGESFGGMSFFDSDPRSCSIRAKTDTEVYCLSRQRFLLEIPNAMPMLNTMSTTLLQQINNQLRVATKRITALQRQVEQLSQQN, from the coding sequence ATGCTGGAAATGTTTGAAATTTTAGCGAATTTCACCACAGAACAACTGGAAACTATCGAATGCATTTGCGAGCGAAAATCTTATGGGAGCGGAGACTATCTGGTTCGCCAAGGCGATCGCAGCACCGAACTTTATTTCATCATTCGAGGTGCGGTTGAGTTATACGCGATCGACCCCAACACTCAAGATGAGATCGATTATCACTCCGAGCTACATAGCGGTGAAAGTTTTGGCGGAATGTCCTTTTTTGATAGCGATCCTCGGTCTTGTTCGATTCGGGCTAAAACAGATACAGAAGTCTATTGCTTATCTCGGCAACGATTTCTCCTAGAAATTCCCAATGCAATGCCCATGTTAAATACAATGTCCACCACATTATTACAACAAATCAATAATCAGCTCCGCGTTGCCACCAAGAGAATTACTGCCTTACAACGTCAAGTCGAGCAGCTCAGTCAGCAAAACTAG
- the tyrS gene encoding tyrosine--tRNA ligase, with the protein MTSTNSNPDWLYRGIEEIFPNRPESDDPDENLQHRLERSGQSLRVKLGIDPTGTDLHLGHSIAVRKLRAFQDAGHTAVLIIGDFTAQIGDPTGKSEVRRQLTPAQVEENAQTYLDQLRPILDFDTPGRLEIRYNSEWLSQLDLGKTLQLLATMTVGQMLAKEGFSERYNKENPIYLHEFLYPLMQGYDSVAVKADVELGGTDQKFNIAVGRDLQRHFGLRPQFGLLVPILLGTDGAQKMSKSLGNYVGLWENAVTMYSKLEKTPDAIITDYFELLTNLSLESLPENPRERQKALALDVVTQYKGESAALEAQKAALSQGQAGTIPEFSLGEIKFPVKLFYLVSAAGLAKGSSEARRLIQGGGVKLDGEKLSDPNLMLEDGDRIDGKVLQVGKNKFVRLVKS; encoded by the coding sequence ATGACAAGCACGAACTCCAATCCAGACTGGCTCTATCGCGGGATTGAGGAAATTTTCCCCAACCGCCCGGAATCAGACGATCCCGATGAAAATCTACAGCACCGACTGGAGCGTTCCGGACAATCCTTGCGGGTAAAGTTGGGTATCGATCCCACGGGAACGGATTTGCATCTGGGGCACAGTATTGCCGTGAGAAAGTTGCGCGCGTTTCAAGATGCGGGGCACACTGCTGTTTTGATTATTGGCGATTTCACCGCACAAATTGGCGATCCCACGGGAAAATCGGAAGTGCGGCGCCAGCTTACTCCAGCACAGGTTGAGGAAAATGCCCAAACCTATTTGGATCAACTGCGCCCGATCTTAGATTTCGATACTCCCGGACGTTTGGAAATTCGCTATAACTCGGAATGGTTGAGTCAGTTAGATCTGGGTAAGACCTTGCAACTTTTGGCAACGATGACAGTGGGTCAAATGCTGGCCAAAGAAGGATTTTCCGAACGATACAATAAGGAGAATCCCATTTACCTCCATGAGTTCCTCTATCCTCTGATGCAAGGTTACGATTCTGTGGCGGTGAAAGCGGATGTGGAGCTGGGAGGAACCGACCAAAAGTTTAATATTGCCGTCGGTCGAGATTTGCAACGCCATTTCGGCCTGCGCCCGCAGTTTGGCCTGTTAGTGCCGATTTTGTTAGGGACGGATGGCGCGCAGAAGATGTCGAAGTCTTTGGGGAATTATGTGGGACTGTGGGAAAATGCGGTGACGATGTATTCTAAGCTGGAGAAAACTCCGGATGCGATTATTACAGATTATTTTGAATTGCTGACGAATCTTTCTCTAGAGAGTTTGCCGGAAAATCCGAGGGAGAGGCAAAAAGCTTTGGCTCTGGATGTGGTGACTCAGTATAAGGGAGAGTCGGCGGCTTTGGAAGCGCAAAAGGCGGCTCTGAGCCAGGGGCAAGCGGGAACGATTCCGGAGTTTAGTTTAGGGGAAATTAAGTTTCCGGTGAAGTTATTCTATCTGGTTAGCGCGGCGGGTTTGGCGAAAGGATCTTCGGAAGCGCGTCGTTTGATTCAGGGGGGAGGCGTGAAACTCGATGGCGAGAAACTGAGCGATCCGAATCTAATGCTGGAAGATGGCGATCGCATCGACGGGAAGGTGCTACAGG
- a CDS encoding transglycosylase domain-containing protein → MSSNTISREHSKSISPIFQFVQGVGKVAGGTILGVTMLSSSILAGGLVGLALSFRNLPDVRSLRSYVPTETSYIYDVNGELLTRIHDEANREVVPLDKIATPLKMAVLAIEDSHFYQHAGINPNSVGRALLANIEGGGVREGASTVTMQLVKNLFLSPERKLSRKVAEAVLAMRLEQILTKDEILELYLNQVYWGHNTYGVETAAQSYFAKSAEDLTLAESAMMAGLIQAPESYSPFIDYKLAKRQQAIVLARMRALDWITAEQEKEAKEQPLLVGRVTSFGQSKVPYLTEAVIQELSDRFGRDMVLKGGLRIQTTIDLKLQRIAESTVKKWHNRLYNQGLYYDYDNGQLALVAVDPRTHFVKAMVGGFDYETSQYNRAVQAQRQPGSSFKPFVYYAAFASGKYTPDSIVNDSPVRYRDGDGYYSPRNYGGSFSGAVSLRKSLEVSLNIPAIKIGQSIGLSKVVEVVRNLGVKSPIEPVISLPLGSVDMTPLEMAGAFATFANNGWHSTPTFIAQVTDSNGNVLLDNTPKPQLVLDPWAVASLNSTLRGVIERGTATSARMGRPAAGKTGTTSSERDIWFVGYVPQMSVAVWVGNDDYRPLAKGATGGTHVAPIWRDFMRQAMANEPVENFRSPGEFPRPQP, encoded by the coding sequence GTGTCGTCTAATACTATCAGTCGCGAGCACTCTAAATCCATTAGCCCCATCTTCCAGTTTGTCCAAGGTGTGGGGAAAGTGGCTGGCGGAACTATCTTGGGCGTGACGATGCTCTCCAGTTCTATATTGGCTGGAGGACTGGTGGGTTTAGCATTGAGTTTTCGCAACCTCCCCGATGTGCGCAGCCTGCGCAGTTATGTCCCCACGGAAACTAGCTATATCTACGATGTGAATGGGGAGCTGCTGACTCGGATTCATGACGAGGCCAACCGCGAAGTCGTCCCTCTAGACAAGATTGCGACGCCGTTGAAAATGGCGGTACTGGCGATCGAAGATTCTCACTTCTATCAACATGCTGGGATTAACCCCAATAGCGTCGGTCGCGCCTTACTCGCCAACATTGAAGGAGGTGGGGTGCGCGAGGGAGCCTCTACAGTCACCATGCAGTTGGTGAAAAACTTATTCCTTTCCCCAGAGCGCAAACTGAGCCGGAAAGTCGCCGAAGCTGTCTTGGCCATGCGCTTGGAACAGATTCTCACCAAAGATGAAATTTTAGAGCTGTATCTCAATCAGGTTTACTGGGGACACAATACCTACGGTGTGGAAACCGCAGCGCAGAGTTATTTTGCCAAATCTGCGGAAGACCTGACTTTGGCAGAGTCAGCCATGATGGCGGGATTAATCCAAGCTCCAGAAAGCTACAGTCCCTTCATCGACTATAAACTCGCCAAACGACAGCAGGCGATCGTTTTGGCTCGGATGCGCGCTCTAGACTGGATTACGGCCGAACAAGAAAAGGAAGCCAAAGAACAACCCCTGCTCGTCGGACGGGTGACCTCCTTCGGTCAGAGTAAAGTTCCGTACTTAACTGAAGCGGTCATTCAAGAGCTTTCCGATCGCTTTGGTCGCGATATGGTACTCAAAGGTGGATTGCGGATTCAGACCACCATCGATCTGAAACTGCAACGGATTGCAGAAAGTACCGTGAAAAAATGGCACAATCGCCTCTACAATCAAGGCTTGTATTACGACTACGATAACGGGCAATTGGCTTTAGTAGCCGTAGATCCGCGCACTCACTTCGTGAAGGCGATGGTGGGTGGATTTGACTACGAAACCAGTCAATACAACCGAGCGGTGCAAGCTCAACGGCAACCGGGTTCCTCGTTCAAACCCTTTGTCTACTATGCCGCCTTTGCTAGCGGTAAATATACCCCCGATTCAATTGTCAATGATTCTCCCGTCCGCTATCGCGATGGGGATGGTTATTATTCACCTCGTAACTATGGCGGAAGCTTTTCTGGTGCGGTGAGTTTGCGCAAGTCTTTAGAAGTGTCGTTGAATATTCCTGCCATTAAAATCGGTCAATCGATTGGTTTGAGTAAAGTTGTCGAAGTGGTGCGTAACCTGGGAGTGAAAAGCCCAATTGAACCGGTAATTTCTCTGCCTTTAGGTTCGGTTGATATGACTCCTTTAGAAATGGCTGGAGCCTTTGCAACTTTTGCCAATAATGGGTGGCATTCTACGCCAACATTCATCGCTCAGGTCACCGATAGCAACGGCAATGTTTTGCTCGATAATACTCCAAAACCACAACTGGTTCTAGATCCTTGGGCTGTAGCATCTTTGAACAGTACCTTACGAGGCGTGATCGAACGAGGAACGGCAACCTCAGCTCGCATGGGCCGTCCGGCTGCTGGGAAAACCGGTACGACGTCTTCAGAGCGCGATATTTGGTTTGTCGGTTATGTTCCGCAAATGTCGGTTGCAGTGTGGGTGGGTAACGACGATTATCGTCCTCTGGCGAAAGGAGCGACTGGAGGGACTCATGTGGCTCCAATTTGGCGAGATTTTATGCGCCAAGCGATGGCCAACGAACCGGTGGAAAATTTCCGATCGCCTGGCGAGTTTCCTCGTCCCCAACCTTAG
- a CDS encoding class I SAM-dependent methyltransferase — protein MSQSIETTPLAASNRFLKLLQERLASQVKIPFEISIFDGSSYHFGSGRPQFEIKINDRNGLLALSQLDECRLCEAYMDGSIDIIGNMLEVMSLQSAFTDSHPLHHLWRRITPVLTGQVFTDKRSIAQHYDFDPEFYLSFLDESRCYSQAIFERDDEALNVAQRRKFDYVISACRLQKGDRLLDVGGGWGALTEHAGRQGIEVTSLTISQESMSFLTDLIERLQLPCRVLQQNFLEYELETEEKYDAIAILGVMEHLPNYEAVLEQCQRLLKPGGRVYLDASSIREKHKLPTFISTYIYPGNHSFFCLHDFLEKQAKTPFELDVAFNDRHSYYLTCKIWAENLDRSREGIVERWGESLYRRFHLYLWSSAYAFLNHRLDAYRVVLWLPQND, from the coding sequence ATGTCACAATCTATTGAGACGACCCCGTTGGCTGCCAGCAACCGCTTTTTAAAGTTGTTACAAGAACGACTGGCTAGCCAGGTCAAAATCCCCTTTGAAATTAGTATATTTGACGGTAGCTCCTATCACTTTGGTTCCGGCCGGCCGCAGTTTGAAATCAAGATCAACGATCGGAACGGACTATTAGCCTTGAGCCAACTGGATGAGTGCCGCCTTTGCGAAGCTTATATGGATGGTAGTATTGACATCATCGGTAACATGCTAGAGGTGATGAGTTTGCAAAGTGCTTTCACCGACTCTCATCCCTTACATCACCTATGGCGACGTATTACTCCGGTATTAACCGGACAAGTATTTACCGATAAGCGGTCAATTGCGCAACACTACGACTTTGACCCCGAGTTTTACCTGTCATTTCTCGATGAAAGTCGCTGCTATTCTCAAGCCATATTCGAGCGGGATGATGAAGCGCTCAATGTCGCTCAACGGCGCAAGTTCGACTATGTTATTTCAGCCTGTCGGTTACAGAAAGGCGATCGCCTTTTAGATGTTGGCGGCGGTTGGGGTGCTCTCACCGAACATGCGGGACGACAAGGCATTGAGGTTACTTCATTAACCATTTCCCAAGAGTCAATGTCATTCCTGACCGATCTCATCGAGCGGTTGCAACTGCCTTGTCGAGTCCTCCAGCAGAACTTTTTAGAGTACGAACTCGAGACCGAAGAAAAATATGATGCGATCGCAATCCTGGGCGTAATGGAGCATTTACCCAATTATGAAGCCGTTTTAGAACAATGTCAGCGCTTGCTCAAACCGGGCGGTCGCGTGTATCTCGATGCCAGTTCAATTCGGGAAAAACATAAACTACCAACCTTTATCAGCACCTATATCTATCCCGGTAACCACTCATTTTTCTGCTTGCATGATTTTCTCGAAAAACAGGCAAAAACTCCCTTTGAACTAGATGTTGCTTTTAACGATCGCCATAGCTATTATCTCACGTGCAAAATTTGGGCAGAAAATCTCGATCGCTCTCGTGAAGGGATTGTCGAGCGCTGGGGCGAATCCCTTTACCGACGCTTTCACCTCTATCTCTGGAGTTCGGCCTATGCATTTCTCAATCATCGCCTAGATGCTTATCGGGTTGTTCTGTGGCTGCCCCAAAACGATTAA
- a CDS encoding DUF1825 family protein, which yields MGFFDSDIVQQEAKQLFEDYQSLIQLGSDYGKFDREGKKLFIEQMEALMDRYRIFMKRFELSEDFMAQMTVEQLKTQLGQFGVTPQQMFDQMNSTLERMKSELEQQS from the coding sequence ATGGGATTTTTTGACTCAGATATCGTACAACAAGAAGCCAAGCAGCTCTTTGAAGATTATCAATCTCTCATTCAGCTTGGCAGTGACTATGGCAAATTCGATCGCGAAGGTAAAAAGCTATTCATCGAGCAGATGGAAGCATTAATGGATCGCTATCGCATCTTTATGAAACGTTTTGAACTCTCAGAAGATTTCATGGCACAAATGACCGTCGAACAACTCAAAACTCAGCTCGGTCAGTTTGGAGTAACTCCACAACAAATGTTCGACCAAATGAACTCTACCCTCGAACGAATGAAATCAGAACTCGAGCAACAGTCTTAG
- the devC gene encoding ABC transporter permease DevC, producing MIPWKGPAVAWHNLVKVKSRLIIAIAAIGFSVSLIFLQLCFLGALLKGATSLYDNLQFDLVLVSPKTPELLSLSSFPRRRLYQAERIASVESIAPIYLTFRFWRNVENYRRRGILIIGINPDRAIFQDPNLNEQLVTIREQDTVLMSELSRDEYGPRSVGLETELGDRQTRITGLFTMSNSLRANGIVITSIPNFLRYAQNYSIEQINLGLIQLKTGTNPDAVVAELRDLLPKDVLVMNRSEAEIRDRQFWLRSTSLGLIVIVAVITAIVVGTVVVYQILDADVSEHLSEYATLKAMGYSNRDLSGIVLKEGAILAVLGYLPGLLVGIALYQAIYQATRLPIQLTSLEVIGVFLATLTMCSTSALVALRKIFLADPADIF from the coding sequence ATGATACCTTGGAAAGGACCTGCGGTTGCCTGGCACAATCTGGTCAAAGTTAAATCCAGACTGATTATTGCGATCGCCGCGATCGGATTTTCTGTATCACTCATTTTTCTGCAACTCTGTTTCCTCGGCGCTCTCCTCAAAGGAGCTACATCTCTTTATGACAACTTGCAGTTCGATCTCGTTCTGGTCTCTCCAAAAACTCCAGAATTACTATCGCTCTCGAGCTTTCCGCGCCGTCGCCTCTATCAGGCCGAACGTATCGCCAGCGTCGAGTCTATTGCTCCTATCTATCTCACGTTTCGATTCTGGCGAAATGTTGAAAACTATCGACGGCGAGGGATTTTAATTATTGGGATTAATCCCGATCGAGCTATCTTTCAAGACCCAAACTTGAACGAGCAGCTTGTAACCATTCGGGAACAAGATACAGTATTAATGAGCGAACTCTCCCGAGATGAATACGGCCCCAGATCGGTAGGTTTAGAAACCGAATTAGGCGATCGCCAGACCCGAATTACCGGACTTTTTACCATGAGTAACTCATTAAGAGCCAATGGGATTGTCATTACTAGTATTCCCAATTTTTTGCGCTACGCTCAAAACTACAGTATCGAGCAGATCAATTTAGGATTAATCCAACTCAAAACCGGTACTAATCCGGATGCCGTCGTTGCAGAATTGCGAGATCTCCTGCCCAAAGATGTGCTGGTGATGAATCGTTCTGAAGCTGAAATCCGCGATCGTCAATTTTGGCTGCGCTCCACTTCCCTTGGTTTGATTGTTATCGTTGCCGTAATTACAGCGATTGTTGTCGGTACTGTGGTAGTGTACCAAATCTTAGATGCTGATGTGAGCGAACATCTGAGCGAGTATGCCACCCTCAAAGCAATGGGATATAGCAATCGAGACTTATCCGGTATTGTCCTAAAAGAAGGGGCAATTTTAGCCGTGTTAGGCTATCTTCCCGGTCTTTTGGTGGGTATTGCTTTATATCAAGCTATTTACCAGGCCACTCGATTGCCCATTCAACTCACGAGTTTAGAGGTCATCGGTGTCTTTCTCGCAACCCTGACCATGTGCAGTACCTCTGCGCTGGTTGCGTTGCGTAAAAT